The genomic interval TCGCATCGGCAGGCAGCCAGGCGATGTTGAGCGCAATGCGCCGGCCATCGGGCGCATCGGGATTCTCGGGCACCTCGTAGGTTGCGCACTGCGCCTCGACCCGGGTCGCCGCGTTGCCGCCATCCAGCGTGCAGGGGTGGAATGGGATCTGCCCGAACAGCCGCGCCGGCCGGGTGGCCTGGCCGTCTGCCGGTGCCGGCGCGCCCCCGCTGCAGCCGGCGAGCCCGATGCCCGCGGCCAGCGCCAGCGCGGAAAGCCTTGATGTCCTCATGGAACGTCCTCGAACAGGAAAATGGATTCGATGGGCTCGGCGAACTCGCGTGCGATCCGGAATGCCAGCGGCAAGCTGGGGTCGTACTTTTCCGTCTCGATCGCGTTGATCGTCTGTCTCGACACCTCCAGACGCTCGCCCAGCTGTGCTTGTGACCACCCCCGTGCCTCGCGCAGCGCCCGCACCCGGCTCTTCATGCCGGACCCCTCACCGGTACCGCCGCGCGACGACCGACTTTGCGATGCCGTAGAGCCCGCACACCAGCGGGAACACCCACAGCATCGCGGCGCTCGCCGGCACGTCGATGACCTGCGCCGCCTGCAGGAATCCGCCGGTCATGTAGCCGAAGGACACCAGCGCGGCGGCGATGCAGATCGCCTCGAGCTCGATGCGCTGCTGAAGTTCGTCGACGCCGCG from Luteimonas sp. S4-F44 carries:
- a CDS encoding helix-turn-helix transcriptional regulator, with translation MKSRVRALREARGWSQAQLGERLEVSRQTINAIETEKYDPSLPLAFRIAREFAEPIESIFLFEDVP